From Maylandia zebra isolate NMK-2024a linkage group LG11, Mzebra_GT3a, whole genome shotgun sequence, one genomic window encodes:
- the LOC106674862 gene encoding meprin A subunit beta-like — protein MRMKECVFIFVIMAISEAFSLNPNGLEIVDVGEVKDIPEINKEFLHDDILEPIGKQRSTIINENILWTSPVPYLLNNDLDINSKGVILRAFDQFRLKSCIDFKPRDSEDYYISVKQLNGCWSYIGRIFSNGQELSIGIGCGYIAIVEHEFLHALGFYHEQSRYDRDDYVTINFENILEAYKHNFRIVGSDESTTHGVPYDYLSVMHYGKDDFTNGNGSTIITKDPKFQNLIGQRLEMSASDVQELNLLYKCSSSIAFKMYCGFTNGTMCQMNRCSKSGNGWEMVTGVYGGPSSDHTNLPSGNGNQGQDAGYFMYASTGPGQEGDSAWLETKRMSPQRECHVQCLQFYYYHNGSQTDELNIWIREFQDEWDSTGTRYLMGQISGPPTSHWTLHHVPLNATKQFQVEFEVRKGAGNSTGGFSIDDINLSELECPDGTWQINDFERFWNSTHTPALIYSPRQYSSEGYAYRVALYLRQTDFGVYVHLVSGVYDDQLKWPCPQRQFTVQMVDQNPNIQLQMSRQMSLTTDPNLLTTTGVPFWGKPRDVGTQIVDENNELIYANNLYGRYYFASLEDIKSRDYLKGGSAIFIFSAQDLTPLVNGSSLPCLQVRTVNITHPPGDQDKGPCSSRISTTTIPIPDTTDGRISPTTIPIPETTDDSLFGFSPGMMASPFLTLLLALLLLIP, from the exons ATGAGGATGAaagaatgtgtttttatttttgtgatcATGGCAATTTCTGAAGCATTCTCCTTAAACCCA AATGGGCTAGAAATAGTGG ATGTTGGTGAAGTGAAGGACATTCCTGAAATAAACAAGG AATTTTTACATGATGATATTTTGGAG CCTATAGGCAAGCAGAGGAGTACCATTATTAATGAAAACATCCTGTGGACATCTCCAGTCCCCTACCTCTTAAATAATGACCTTG ACATTAATTCTAAAGGAGTCATTCTGAGAGCCTTTGACCAGTTCAGATTGAAATCATGCATTGACTTCAAACCAAGGGACTCTGAGGACTAttacatttctgtcaaacagtTAAATGG ATGTTGGTCATACATTGGACGAATATTTTCCAATGGACAGGAACTCTCCATTGGAATAGGCTGTGGTTACATTGCAATTGTTGAACATGAGTTCCTTCATGCTCTTGGCTTCTACCATGAACAGTCCAGATATGACAGAGATGATTATGTGACGATTAACTTTGAAAACATCCTAGAGG CTTACAAGCACAATTTTAGAATAGTCGGCAGTGATGAAAGCACCACCCATGGAGTCCCATATGACTATTTGTCCGTGATGCACTATGGCAAAGATGATTTCACCAATGGCAATGGATCTACAATTATCACCAAAGACCCCAAATTCCAGAATCTTATTGGTCAACGACTGGAAATGAGTGCTAGTGATGTTCAGGAGCTGAATCTACTCTACAAATGCA GCTCATCCATTGCCTTTAAGATGTACTGTGGCTTTACTAATGGGACCATGTGTCAAATGAACCGCTGTTCAAAGAGTGGCAATGGCTGGGAAATGGTAACTGGTGTTTATGGTGGTCCCAGCTCTGACCACACCAATCTGCCCAGTGGAAATGGTAATCAAG GTCAGGATGCGGGTTACTTCATGTATGCTAGCACAGGACCAGGTCAGGAGGGAGACTCAGCCTGGCTGGAGACAAAGAGGATGAGTCCCCAGAGGGAGTGTCATGTCCAGTGTCTGCAGTTCTACTATTACCACAATGGGAGCCAGACAGACGAACTTAACATCTGGATCAGAGAGTTTCAAGATGAATGGGACTCCACAGGAACTCGCTACCTCATGGGACAGATCAGTG GTCCACCGACATCTCACTGGACTCTCCACCATGTTCCTCTAAATGCCACCAAGCAGTTCCAGGTGGAGTTTGAGGTTCGTAAAGGAGCAGGAAACTCTACAGGTGGCTTCTCTATTGATGACATCAATCTATCAGAGCTCGAGTGTCCAGATGGAACCTGGCAGATTAATGATTTTGAGAGATTTTGGAACAGTACTCATACTCCGGCCCTGATATATAGCCCAAGGCAGTATTCCAGTGAGGGCTATGCTTACCGGGTAGCATTATATCTAAGGCAGACAGATTTTGGAGTATATGTGCATCTTGTCTCTGGTGTCTATGATGACCAACTGAAATGGCCTTGCCCACAAAGGCAATTTACTGTTCAAATGGTGGATCAGAACCCCAACATCCAGCTACAGATGTCAAGGCAAATGAGTCTCACCACTGACCCAAATCTGCTCACCACCACTG GTGTTCCCTTTTGGGGCAAACCTCGTGATGTTGGAACTCAAATTGTTGATGAGAACAATGAGCTCATCTATGCTAATAACCTGTATGGTAGATATTATTTTGCATCTTTGGAAGACATCAAATCCAGAGATTATCTCAAGGGAGGGAGTGCCATTTTCATCTTCAGTGCACAAg ATCTCACACCTCTAGTTAATGGAAGTTCACTGCCATGTCTTCAAGTGAGAACAGTTAATATTACACATCCTCCTGGAGACCAGGATAAAGGACCTTGCTCATCACG GATCTCAACCACCACAATTCCAATTCCAGACACAACAGATGGCAG GATCTCACCTACCACAATTCCAATTCCAGAGACAACAGATGACAG cctttttggATTCTCTCCTGGTATGATGGCCTCTCCTTTCCTCACACTCCTGCTAGCGCTGCTGCTTTTGATACCCTGA
- the LOC101464784 gene encoding meprin A subunit beta-like codes for MYCGFTNGTMCQMNRCSKSGNGWEMVTGVYGGPSSDHTNLPSGNGNQGQDAGYFMYASTESGQEGDSAWLETKRMSPQRECHVQCLQFYYYHNGSQTDKLNIWIREFQDEWDSTGTRYLMGQISGPPTSHWTLHHVPLNATKQFQVEFEVRKGAGNSTGGFSIDDINLSELECPDGTWQINDFERFWNSTHTPALIYSPRQYSSEGYAYRVALYLRQTDFGVYVHLVSGVYDDQLKWPCPQRQFTVQMVDQNPNIQLQMSRQMSLTTDPNLLTTTGVPAWGKPRDVGTQIVDENNELIYANNLYGRYYFASLEDIKSRDYLKGGSAIFIFSAQGKFK; via the exons TGGCTGGGAAATGGTAACTGGTGTTTATGGTGGTCCCAGCTCTGACCACACCAATCTGCCCAGTGGAAATGGTAATCAAG GTCAGGATGCGGGTTACTTCATGTATGCTAGCACAGAATCAGGTCAGGAGGGAGACTCAGCCTGGCTGGAGACAAAGAGGATGAGTCCCCAGAGGGAGTGTCATGTTCAGTGTCTGCAGTTCTACTATTACCACAATGGGAGCCAGACAGACAAACTTAACATCTGGATCAGAGAGTTTCAAGATGAATGGGACTCCACAGGAACTCGCTACCTCATGGGACAGATCAGTG GTCCACCGACATCTCACTGGACTCTCCACCATGTTCCTCTGAATGCCACCAAGCAGTTCCAGGTGGAGTTTGAGGTTCGTAAAGGAGCAGGAAACTCTACAGGTGGCTTCTCTATTGATGACATCAATCTATCAGAGCTCGAGTGTCCAGATGGAACTTGGCAGATTAATGATTTTGAGAGATTTTGGAACAGTACTCATACTCCGGCCCTGATATATAGCCCAAGGCAGTATTCCAGTGAGGGCTATGCTTACCGGGTAGCATTATATCTAAGGCAGACAGATTTTGGAGTATATGTGCATCTTGTCTCTGGTGTCTATGATGACCAACTGAAATGGCCTTGCCCACAAAGGCAATTTACTGTCCAAATGGTGGATCAGAACCCCAACATCCAGCTACAGATGTCAAGGCAAATGAGTCTCACCACTGACCCAAATCTGCTCACCACCACTG GTGTACCTGCTTGGGGCAAACCTCGTGATGTTGGAACTCAAATTGTTGATGAGAACAATGAGCTCATCTATGCTAATAACCTGTATGGTAGATATTATTTTGCATCTTTGGAAGACATCAAATCCAGAGATTATCTCAAGGGAGGGAGTGCCATTTTCATCTTCAGTGCACAAGGcaaatttaaataa